The uncultured Hyphomonas sp. genome includes a region encoding these proteins:
- a CDS encoding CIA30 family protein: protein MAGSSLAQDLAITGVTVFDGTGADPYKATVMFDDGLISAVDKTAGPAPKGVPAIDGSGLSLLPGFFDLHVHYTPIGQPATTPQISQEYAKTGVTSVYDFAQPPEAFAPRREWLESLNGPRVNFAARMSTTNGHGADWSDKSTTKWVNTPYAATEAVKELLPYKPDVIKVFTDGWRYGSGVDNTSMNEPTLTALVEEAHAHGLKILTHTVTKDRAEIAGRAGADVIAHSVLDKHVDQTTIDALNSEGTAYAGTLAVYNPDKLETTAFEREHPSFKSRQARFQVGLDNMKALYEGGVLIALGTDAGMPRTPHGYSTLSEMELMVRAGMPAKAALMAGTSNSARAVGVYDQRGSIEVGKDADVVLIAGKPWEDISDLHNTQYTFVGGKKVFGEGAPAPVAATFMASSKVTQEMISNFDREDGRSSRDTLVVGDPDGGMERSWQLFEIREDGERGGVMHLSAELALREDARAGVVIPLNAGSVQPADGSSFEGVVFDMRGDELPYTLVVSTTEGRWTREFEVSEDWQTVSVPFKDLAAPASGAEWGGDEILDVRFLIKRPGGDKVWFELDNVKFY from the coding sequence GTGGCTGGATCTTCGCTGGCCCAGGATCTGGCGATCACCGGCGTGACCGTATTCGACGGCACGGGCGCTGACCCGTACAAGGCAACCGTCATGTTCGATGATGGGCTGATCTCCGCGGTCGACAAGACAGCCGGTCCGGCGCCGAAAGGCGTACCCGCCATTGATGGCAGCGGCCTGTCGCTGCTGCCCGGCTTCTTCGACCTGCACGTTCACTACACGCCCATCGGCCAGCCGGCCACGACGCCCCAGATTTCACAAGAATACGCGAAGACGGGCGTGACCTCTGTCTATGATTTCGCGCAGCCGCCGGAGGCTTTTGCCCCGCGGCGCGAATGGCTGGAGTCCCTGAACGGGCCGCGTGTGAATTTTGCCGCGCGGATGAGCACGACCAACGGGCATGGAGCGGACTGGTCTGACAAAAGCACAACCAAGTGGGTCAACACGCCTTATGCGGCCACCGAGGCAGTCAAGGAATTGCTGCCGTACAAGCCTGACGTCATCAAGGTCTTCACCGATGGTTGGCGTTATGGTTCCGGCGTCGACAATACGAGCATGAATGAGCCGACTTTGACGGCGCTGGTCGAAGAGGCGCATGCGCATGGTCTGAAAATCCTGACCCACACGGTGACAAAGGACCGGGCTGAAATCGCCGGCCGGGCGGGCGCGGATGTCATTGCGCATTCGGTGCTCGACAAGCATGTGGATCAAACAACGATCGATGCGCTGAACAGCGAGGGCACTGCCTATGCGGGCACGCTCGCGGTTTACAATCCGGACAAATTGGAAACGACGGCGTTTGAAAGGGAGCACCCTTCCTTCAAGTCGCGTCAGGCCAGGTTCCAGGTTGGACTCGACAACATGAAGGCGCTTTACGAGGGCGGTGTTCTGATCGCGCTCGGTACCGATGCAGGTATGCCGCGCACACCGCACGGCTATTCCACGCTTTCGGAAATGGAGCTGATGGTGCGTGCCGGAATGCCGGCGAAAGCGGCTCTCATGGCCGGAACCTCAAACAGCGCTCGTGCGGTCGGAGTGTATGACCAGCGTGGCTCGATTGAGGTCGGCAAGGACGCGGATGTCGTGCTGATCGCCGGCAAGCCCTGGGAAGATATCTCTGATCTGCACAACACCCAGTACACTTTCGTGGGTGGCAAAAAGGTCTTTGGCGAAGGCGCGCCAGCTCCGGTCGCTGCAACCTTCATGGCGTCATCCAAAGTGACCCAGGAAATGATCAGCAATTTCGATCGTGAGGATGGCCGGTCTTCGCGTGATACGCTTGTTGTCGGCGATCCGGACGGCGGCATGGAGCGTAGCTGGCAGCTTTTTGAGATTCGTGAAGACGGCGAGCGCGGCGGTGTCATGCATCTGTCAGCTGAGCTCGCGCTGCGAGAAGACGCTCGCGCCGGAGTCGTTATCCCCCTGAATGCGGGTTCTGTTCAGCCTGCTGACGGTTCGTCCTTCGAGGGTGTTGTTTTTGACATGCGCGGAGATGAGTTGCCGTACACGCTGGTCGTTTCGACCACAGAGGGGCGCTGGACCCGCGAATTCGAAGTGAGCGAAGACTGGCAAACCGTCAGTGTTCCGTTCAAGGATCTTGCGGCCCCCGCATCCGGAGCGGAGTGGGGTGGCGATGAAATTCTCGACGTGCGGTTTTTGATCAAACGGCCAGGCGGCGACAAGGTCTGGTTCGAGTTGGATAACGTCAAGTTTTACTAG